The window gaaaattttaaatctcgtgaaaagtaggtataatatagaaaatgaaccgctgaattcaataaaacaaaccgcattgctctacgacttttagtttttgagttatgaatttttttaatgaataaaatttttcactatgacaaatggctacccttaatttaggcaaaaaatttaaaattttcgatccttgtgaaaaattcatataatatgtaaaatgagcagTAGAAttaaatggaacaaaccgcaatgctctacgacttttattttttttttatgaatttttttagtgaaaaactttgatcgcctctgtagccggaaccgttgcccggagcggctccgggtttaaacgaaaaaatagataaaattaagcgctatcagatgattttttgttcgttgctctaagtcttacagtttccgagaaaaacgcaacaaaaggtttccattttcactttttttcaattttcaatcgccaattacggcgaaactattaaagatatcgagaaacggaaaaattgaggataaccggaataaaaaactctacaaaatggcataggactcaaggtgatatctcgcaaaaaatttttcaattttaaaatgccgattacggccaaactaaaagagctaggagaaaacgcttttttccatcggaaagagcacatcaaaatccataagatagaatcggttgtatttgattttgagacactttaaaattgaccgatttctaaggggggggggtgttaactttttttaattttttttaattttctcatttacagctaaactattcaaaaaaatggaactgttttgatcctgacctatgtaaaatgatccggggaatcgattggcaccgagaaaattgccaaattcccaatagttttttagttatgaatttttttaaattttaccaaattttgcatttgtctccaatttgctcgaaaactattagtcggagaacaatattttttttgaaaaaaatagataattcaaagagctttccaacgataataaacttcatagggttatctctaatagttccggagctattgctcgacaaatgttccgggtacccaaaatcgacaaaaactgcgacgaaaattgaaaaaatcaaacatcaaaaaatcgaacatatggactttttgtggacttttcacaacttttgtgggttgttaagactatagaagtccataaaaatttgctggagtgagttaaaaaattttttttttcatttctttgaAGGTACctctcaggaaatttgagcaaaaaaattgaaaattttaaatctcatgaaaatttGGTACAATACGaaaaatgagccgctaaattcaatggaacaaaccgcattgctctacgacttttagtttttgagtaatgatttttgttagtataaaactttaaacgcctctgtagccggaaccgttccCCAGTGCGGCTCCGggttagacgaaaaaatagataatttcaaGTGCTAGCAGATAataaacaacttttctttacttgtgtAATAAACTGCAATTTATCAACTACTCTCACCATTTACTATCACATCCGCTTCTGAGCTTATCCTCCCATTGGAATTGGTAGCATCGCACCGGTAAGTACCATGGTCACTTGCTTTAACTGGTCGAATTACCAAAGTCCCATCTTCATCGATAAAATGTCTCTGAGATGTCGTCAGTTGTATCCCATTCCGAGACCATGTTATGGTAGGATGTGGATTACCAAAAGCCTTGCAATGTAAACTAACCGAAGGGTCTGACTCACTCGTTGTAACACTGACTGGAGTTACAAGAAACACCGGACTACCTACAAAAACAACCATAAATTCCAGTCACGcctcaaaaatatttccaagaaAGTTGTTACCATTTCCCCCCCGGAACTGTTGATCTGGCCGTACCAGAATCATCCTCGCAGGTCTAGACTTGACCTCACCGTCCTCATTCTTAGCCATACACTCATAATGCCCGCTATCGCTCTCATCAGTGTGTTTGATCACCAACGAGCCGTTGTCCATAATGTCATACTTGTCGTTATTCATCTCAATCTCTTTGTCGTCACGCATCCAATAAATGGACGGCTTGGGGTCGCCTGTCACCCTGCAAGTGAAAACAGCGGTGCTTCCCCACGAGATTTCAACGTCTTGTGGGCCCTCCATGATCTCTGGCGCTTCTAAAACGTTCTAATTTTACTtacgttttttaaattgtttcgcTCAACTAACTACAATGAAAATCGCGCGTGGTCATCCCTTTGAGGGGCTTCCCGTACATTTCATGGGGGTACCGACAATTAGCAGCGACGTGAATTGTGTTGTCGTTTAGCATTTTTGCGAACCAGGCGATTCGACAATCGCAGACTAGGGCGTTTTGGTCCAGACGTAAACGAGTGAGTTTTGGGAGGTTCTGGAAAGCTCCTGCTGGGATATGACTTATGTGGTTGTTGTAAAGGAAgctaaaaaacatattttgttcATTTAATCATGGACTGTGTGTTGGTTTACAGTCTGTCCAGCTGCGGAATGTTCGAAAAAGTTCCGCTTTTGAATTCTTCCAGCTCGTTATTGTGCAAGTatctaaaaccaaaaaaaaaagtcGAGAGTCGTATCTACAGGGTGTACTTACAAATGTTCTAGTTTAGGTAGTCCGTGAAAGACTTCATCTTCGATATACTTTATCCGATTTTTGTAAAGATACAAGTGTCGAAGTTGCACAAGACCGGTGAAAATCCCATTTTTCAGACTTTTCAGCGAGTTGTTATTAAGTAGTAGAGAACGAAGGGCCTTATGGCCTTTAAAACTGCCAGGAACGATGTCTCTAATCTTGTTAAAACGCAGGTCtctgaaaaattcaattttagaaCTTGGAAATCTTTTCCTAGTTTCATTTTCGCCCAAATGACCAACTAGCAGTGCTTTGTTTGTTTGGTTTCAGCACTTTCATTACCTTGTTGATAGGCAGTGTGGATAGTTGCctctaaatataatttttgaagcGGTGATTGATTCAACTTACTATTTTCGTGTGCTTTGTATATTTACATATTTCAaggaaaaaattggaaaagttaCACAATCGTTTAGGTTGAGTTATAAATATCTGCTCTGAAGACCAACTTTACTTTCTTTCTGCATAGctttcatttttattgcatactgtattttttctactactAGTTGTTGACATTTCAGATCACATTTGACATTTgctcatttatttttctataaaagtaataaacaagAATTCACTCGACACAAGAcaattaacaacaaaaaaaaagatttatttgtatttatttcttgtttcttgataaaaatggttgtagaaaaaattgttcctCTTCGATGAAGACTTGGTCCAGTTACAGAAGCATGTcatattgatattaataaaattttaattaatacaatAAGATAACGCAATCAGTTGTTAAATGAAATAGATTTATGGCCTGGTAAAGATTCGCTGTGATGTATGTGCCTGTTCAAAGCGTTATTggtaaactaaaaatataaaccAGATACTAATGCATTCTCCATGGTGTACTTTAAATAAGAATCACATCCGGTGAAGTTGATCAACTTAACAATATTGACACACCTTTATTAGACAgtcatttgaataaaattgtgtCCCATGTTATCGACGTTTGGTGATTTGGCCGCTTATCATTTCCGCTTCGATTTAGGATTGCCCGATGTAGTTGTAATTAGATGTTAGATGGTTCATCGCTTTGATGATTTATTACGGTTTTTATTCCTAGCCATGCTGTAAGATATACATTTCTTAGATTAATACACTAGATTAAAATTATGGTGTAATAAATTTAGACTCTTTTATTGCTTCGATTCAAGTGCTTTCCAATGGAGAATATAATTACATGGACTGAGCAATATAGGCACGTTTTCTCAGATagggaataataataatgagtgaCGCATTGTATGTTTATAACTTCATTAAAAGATTGTAGATATTTTCCGATATTGTCACATTCAGCTGTTGATTGCGACTTCCACTTGACACGAATCACACACATGGGATTCAGatgttagaaaaaaactaGTCTAATAagaactttttattttgccgAATTGTTTACGTTAAATAATTGGAATCCACCACAGtcgtacatttttttaaccaagTTTTAAATCTAGTATTTGTCCTCATTTGGTTGAATATCTTTGTTTGACTTCGATCAAAATCATATTTGAAAAGATTACAATAAATCTAATAAACCCAACACAAtaagctttaaaaaaacttgattagTCCACAGCTTCTCAATAAAAAAAGCATTATTTTGATTtcctattaaaatattattctttCGTCTTCAAATCAACTTGTCGGAATAGTCGGAGTTCAAGCAGTATCTTTGAACATATTGAAATCAACTTTCCTCTGCCGGTAACATTTATCTTATTAGACCTTCTTCACGTGTCGGTGTTGAGCAAACAATAAAAGCGAGTTTTCTTTCATCATCATTGGTTGTTAAGAAAGCCGAAAATAAATCTTGTTTGCACGATTGACTTCCATCACGACCCGTCTGCGAGATGAATACAAAATATCGatgattatttaataaaacttgttCCTTTACgcgtattttttattctgttttttgtacttctaaatattaaactattagaaatatttttaaactggtctattttttattaataaattacagtgaaacctcccttaatggacacctcctaataacaattaatttcaCAGCGGTGTCCGTTATTAAgaggtttcactgtaataGTGTTGTTTTTCATAATTAGTTGATTTTTTAAGGTAACTGGACCAAACAGGAGATGTTTATGGTAGTCACTATTGTTGTGTTGTTTTCCTCATCAATTTTAATGTTGTGTTGCCTTTCGCTGTATTTCAATTCCAGAGTTTTTATTGTTCACATTTCTCGAAGGTTGCACGAAGTTTATtgtgaattattattttgctgacTAATTAGCAGCTACATATAGTTTTACATTTCCGCAAAAAGGTTAATACACCTGAGCCAAATGTAAAAGAATTCGCTAAAAGCTCACCAGTTATAAAACAATGAAATAActtgataaataaatgttaagtGACTTTTGTATACACGTTCCGAGACCATTGATCGATGATTTAAACAGAGATTATTTGATCGTAGTCTCGAGATATTTTTATCTTGAGCagtaaacacatttttagcaCTGCTTTATTTGAGGGGATTAAAGGACTTTGCACACACTTGAATTATTCTTGTTGTTGCTCTAACTTATCCAATAGTTTAcgcattatttaattaatagtaaatttttaaacttgttaTCTGCTACGGAAAATTATAGCATATACAGATCTTGACaccataaataactattataaaAGTGCAGTCTCCTGCACCCATTAACCTTACTTGATCTTTTTCATTGATCCATCgaatcaaattcaattttgCACACATATTAATCAAGGCTAAATATgccaagtaaaaaaaaagacaagtcAGGTGCTAGAAAAGGCAGCTTCCAATATGTGCTTTTATGACTTTGAAACTCTCCGTTTTGCTTTGTAATTAGGATACCCACATAAATTCAAGTCTATTAGCATATTACGTCACATCTTTGTCACATGTGTTACTGACCATCATCAGAGACCACAAAAACACCAACTTTAGGTACGAAGAAACGAGTGCTAAATTTATGAATGACAATGTAATTCCAGTCACCACCGTTATATTTTCTTGatagaaaaatgaaataatatcaTGGTTCAGCTCGGTTAACCACCGACCAGAAGTAATTAATCGAGAACGTTCGAACTACTTTGtaactaatttttgaaaatttgaataaaacctATCTTTGAATCTTTGACGCATATTTACATAATATTGTAGTAATTAACATATTTATTCCGCATTTTCGCCTTAAGTATAGGTGTAGTGTTCTATAATTAGCTGTCAGACGGGAGTCCagcattagaaaattaagTCTGGACTGCCTACCTAATTATCAATAAACAACttaataattagttatttttctAGAGCGATTAAACTAATCTATAACAACTATAATCGCGTTTTATGTCCCGACCGAGCCgaattgataattttatctgaaatttcaatattaaaagtttaattGACCACAATACCCATCActctaaattaatttcgagCCCAAGTCAATTgtcgaaattattaaaaaataaacaaatttaatgaatgAATCATCACGTTGAGGTTGCCATCACTTGTTATGCGTTCACTGCCTTATTTGGGCCCGTTTAAGAAACTTGGGCcaaaattgaattgaattatTACATGAGATTATAAACAAGTCAATGCATTTAATAATAGCccagttaaaattaattttatggcGAAATTTATGGGCCGATTGTTTATCACcacgaaataataaaaattaagctaattgttaaaatattggAATGACATCACAGGCGAATCTTCAAATGGAACGACAATTTAATTGAgagtttttccaatttttgtctcCTGCCCACACCCTGCTGCTTAAATATTTACGACAATATATCAAAGTTTACGCTCCATGAATTCATAAAGGTTATCTTCAATTCATGGGTCGTGATATTATAACTCCTGACACATATTTGACAGATCTCCTGGGACTTAACTACTGACATTAATATACCTTTGTGATTTTCCTCAGCTCGCCTACCAATTGCTTACTTATCATAACaagattattttaaatcactgtGCCTGAATTTATAATAGGCGATCAGCATACAATTTAAGCAAGATTATAATATGAATGAACACAATTATAGAGTTGGTGGAGTTATAAGGGACACCACAATCTCGGAAACCTTGCCTttggtaataaattttatttgggtACATCCTCTCACATGACGGAGATTTCCTGcattttattgactttttaTACCCGATTGAGTAATACAACGggctttttaatgttttttcgtGAATTGTGTTTAACAAATGTGATATTAAGGCATGGCTGCTGCGATTCAAATATTTCGCATTCATTCGgtgtaataacaataacttacCTACCTACATGTTTCAGTTCACAAGTTACCAGGAACCCAATGAAGTGTAATGTCTATGGGTTGATGGATGTGATCACAAGATGAGACATTTATGGTTGTAAAAACGTGATAATGGATTCagttattaatattgttagcGTCATGCCTATTTCGGTACTTCAGCTAAATCTTTTCCATTTCCAATAACTTCAATAACACtggttgtatttttaaattagacgTTATTTTAAGaacgattttttaacaagagACATTAAAACCAAAGATACGCTTCGTAACAAAATCAGTAAAACAACAACTGCTTTGTCATATGATGAAAGACGATCTTGGATCTAGTTTTGCAATATTCGAGTTCCGTtactttttaaatgaaaattatgcAGATGCATGTTTTTCTCCAATAATTTTCGGACGCAAGATTTATGTCGCACATGTGTTTGtgctattattttatttataactcgATAAGCAATcggaatgtttaaaaaacggtTATTGCCAAGCAGTTATGATTGATTCCCATTTGCCGTTTTAAAATAACTGATTGTTCtctcaaaaaagtaaaaaaactcCAATTTTCCATCACACGAGAAATTCTTGCATGACGCCTTAGGTTCATTATGAAGAAAGTTAATTATTTGAAGCATTTATTTATGTGTCAGTGACAAGATAAAGCAAGTGAGTGAAATCACGAAATTACTGAAGAGTTATGTTATATTATACAGTCCATTAAAATGGAGGATCACGAATAGATTTCCAAATATTTGCACTTGCAATGAATTTGGTATTTGGCAAACAGTCTCCCAATGTTTGGCTTTGCAatgataaaaaccaaaaagttatcttaaaaatgtgaaaacaaCGAAAGCGGTTACTGGCATTCACTTTTTAAACTCTTCTTATGAATAAATAATCTGCAGTCGCCACAAACTGGGAGGTATTTCGAAATTCATCACATGTGCATGGTACACATTTGtaagcatttttgaaaaaatcggaaTTTAGGTAGCTTttagacatttaaaaatattccggTATGCTTTTCATCTCTAATAtaagaaaacttttattagATATTACACATGATCCGGCTAAAGTCAACAAATTgagtttcagtttatttttgaattaattttttgggcgATTTGGTCCAATGATTTATTGACCTTGTGTGTTGGCTGcaagacattttttaacaagagATCAATGAATGTCTGCAGTCTAAACacactttaaataaaaacaaacatgtCTGAGGCAATTATCAATAATCAATATataggtatttatatttttagataaTAAGGTACACTCCCTTGTTTGTTTTGACGGTCgtcttgaatttaaaaaatcgcggaGCAATTGCAACAAGTTTTGCACGTGACTGTGcttctttttttgaaatggcATTTGCATGCCAGTGGGTAGCACATTTctacaattacaattttatctatGATCTAACGTCTCATTTCCatccaaaaaaaaagcaaatattttattcaacttACAGCATGACTGTGGGCAGTGGTGCTTTTGGGACTTCGGTCAGCTCCAGTTGCATGCATCTCACTGTTCTCCTGAAGCAGACACATCTCGAAGGGCAAGGGAATTGTGAATAATTCCGTCTTTGTGCGTCAATGATGGTGAGTCCTAGTGtgagaaaaatcaaacacaaTCGCCACATTGTGGAGAAATATCGTCACTCGGCAGATGTGCACATTTATAAAACACAATCCTTTCTCCACAACGTCTCAAGAGAGACTGGTTGTTGTTGGCTGCTGGCGATTAAACACCAGAAACGCGTGAGCGTACGGACGCGCTTTGGAACAGATTTACCACGGTATTCCTGCTGTAGTGTGGCCTGCAGAGGGACAGGAGCCAGCAGCAGGATTGGATTTTTTCCGCGGAGGTGTTGGGCGGAAAAAAGGGGATGGTGCTGGAAACTATATTTGTTTCGTTATcgaaaaaattagcaaaatgtcacaaaaattttttaattattttacattttggaTCAAAAAGGTGGAAGATCGTCTTAggcaaaatattattttttatttcaaaaattaattttgtatctGTATAAAACGAAAAGGACTAATGATTTTGTTCTATGGAAATAGGAAGTGAAACTAAAAGTTTTcggaaaaaacgaaaattcgCTTTTAGCTATGGTATTCTGTTTGCGACTAACTAAAGTTGTCGTTTCagcaaaaacagaaataatttattttacagaaaattcaTTTGATAACTGGATGCGGTTTtgatcaaacttatttttttacaaaaggaGCTCAAGAATGCcactcatttttttccaaaagtccAAACTGACAACTCTCTGTATATCTCTGTTTACAGAATGTTAAAAGACAGAGGACAGCTCCATTGGTTTTATTACAAAtgtcattttttacattagGTATATTACTATAACAAACTATTGTTACGCTTTATTAGTTCTTATGCAGTTAgtacaaaaagtgtttaaGTTAAGTTGTAAAGAAACAGCGCGAAAGCTGTCTAAAATAAAACTCAGCTCAGCTTCGTCCAGTTTGTTTAATTATACTCATAAATACCTACGTTCTCATTTAATCAAAAAGTTAAAGCTATAATTGGCTGCTATATTTACTCTTTTTATTGATTACGACCTttacaaatgcaaaattttacgtttaaaAGTTACATCTTTTATGAAAGAGGTCAAGGATGACGATATTGTGGACGAataagaattacaaaaaaatcttaaaatcaaaattataatcacaagccaaaatttcttttttctacagccgtcaaaaaatcgtgacatttatgcatggttacctatgcgcgaagtttgacgttttttcactgtgaaaaaatattattttttcacggtttcacagtgaaaaaataatattttttaactgtgcaggcaactcgatttttcagatcattttgttccaacttatttctgttacaattttagtaacacgaaaagacatcaacagcaaccgaaatgaagagacggatcgataatgagaggtagttttaaaggttttataattatacagaacaatattacaaaacaataataatagatatttactttgacatatgaaaattaaatgtgcatgACGAAAACGTGCCCCCGTTTATCCCCAGAGGCCTGAGTGAAGACGCTTGTAAATGAAAGTTATTTTCGCCATTAAAAGAAGCCGATGTAGAAGGTTgagtgattttgttttcttctgtggaggaagaaggttgaattttattggcaatttcaattttattattcaaagagtCCTCGATGTAACTTTCTGCCACTGTGCTGCTTCTCCAGCCCCCATgacgtttaattgaaattagatcACCTCCAGCATTCGCCAAAAGAGTGGCAGAGCTTCTTCTGAAGCAGTGaccagtatattttttaggttcgtctttgttaagccactttgcaatcaaacttggtatctctccgattttgttaattccaacattttgattcacacattttccgttggtatactttaaaaataaacggtcACTAGTCGCCCGTGGAGGCCGCAAAGCTCTatattttctgacaatttctatattttctaaatttgaaacagtaaatattcgttcgcagtgggtttttgtatcaggcaccttcacaattaagacagactgtttatcttctatgtcagttagcttcattttaactaattcttCACGTCGAAGGGCTCCCGATATACCCAAAATTAGCAcagtctataaataaaacgagttgttttgatttgtattacactaatatgataagtttaccttcatcagtaaatatatcttgtcatctgcttcattaataaacttgctaatgtcttctttgtctaaaatttgcgACTTCTTGCTTCTGTAACCTACGCTTTTGCTTTTCAGGTAGGGCACTAACTTCGGAAACTTACGTGTATCGATATTCTCTTTAACGTTTAAGGTGGCtttcaacatcgcataaagggcccagagtgttggtggctttaaggtggtagacttttcttccaaatacgccaacaaaacattttccgttacttgatcaatctttttcatagaacaccactgccgaaactgaagatacgttttttcgtactgcggtcttgatttagcaggcaaaagattcgacactgccgcgcttgcaattgcatctatttcgttttcgctgctaaaatccatcacacttcttcaacaaaaatacctattgtgacaaatttttcgcaactatcacttttatttatcatcgtaaccatgcaagcaactcgatttatcagaccattttgttccaactaatttctgttacttttttcttcatctggaggctgtagaaaaaacgttgtttgtatttcgtggcgaaattcatgttttaatggcgccttcgaatgtcttttaggtctcgacctggcggtctcgactaaaataacattctcaggcgccattaaaaaaacactcatttcgcgcacttaatacaaaaattactatttattttatgtaaatttctattttctttGTCGCCActgtaaaatatgaaaattgtcttcgttgttaaaaatttagatgttaaaaaaagaaagtttaAACTGGGACACCCTTCACTCAacataaaaatttctatttattttttgaatctaGCCTGTTATCTTACTTTTAACTCTTTCAAAGCTATGAAATGACAACATCGCATttgccaaattatttttttaaataaaaaaaggttcAGACAAAAAATACTCGAATAAATGCTAAAGCCAGATTGTCTgtctttcaaaattatgttCTTTCGATTTTACAGTATCTACAGTTAGACAGGGGATTtctaacaaattaataaaataatatgttatGTAACTGTATTAGGGACACCTTAACGGGTCTTTGATTGcctcattttgaaaaaagttcaaTTACTCGTATGGTCAAGGCACACAAACTGGTGGCAAGGACGAAAGGACTATAAGGTATAACGGAATAACATGTAATACTACTGATAATAGTTTTAAAGATCCTTATCTGGAAgaactgttttaaaaaatcgcaaaattacTTAAGTGAATGTGTTTGGGAATAATGGATATTTCTATTCGACACTCATATAGAcaccgtttttttttgaaaattaattgtaaaacactaaaaaattctTCTAAAGCACATTGGTTTCTGTGAATAACGGAAGCACATTATATGCTTTTGTCTATCATTTCGAATCTGATTAGTGATTATatcgtatttttattataattcaaAGTAACGAATTCTAGTAATTTGTCAATTATTATTGTGTGAATAGATGTtgtcacaaataaaatttaaaaaattacgagTGGGAAGAAGAATTATAATATACTAAATCTATcagctttttattaaaattttgcaaatatgtGGGTACAAAACTGTAGGTTTTACATGATTATATTTGGCATTTTATGTCGtcaacaaatttgaaaaattataataaaattgtgtttaattttggGATTTTTCTATCGCCACATCTGCGTATTTTGAGGCGAAAAATCGGTGTTAGATCTCAATACTgacaaaatttgtataaaaggCTTCACTGTTTCAAACAGAAAAAACACTGTGGGAAGTGGCGATAGCTGTGTCCTTCCCTATTCTATATTATACTTACTTACGTATACGTAAGTGTAATACGTGAGCAGAATATTAAGTTTACCcatattttaacaataacagtTAGGATgttgtta of the Tribolium castaneum strain GA2 chromosome 1, icTriCast1.1, whole genome shotgun sequence genome contains:
- the LOC135267214 gene encoding uncharacterized protein LOC135267214 isoform X1 — translated: MDFSSENEIDAIASAAVSNLLPAKSRPQYEKTYLQFRQWCSMKKIDQVTENVLLAYLEEKSTTLKPPTLWALYAMLKATLNVKENIDTRKFPKLVPYLKSKSVGYRSKKSQILDKEDISKFINEADDKIYLLMKTVLILGISGALRREELVKMKLTDIEDKQSVLIVKVPDTKTHCERIFTVSNLENIEIVRKYRALRPPRATSDRLFLKYTNGKCVNQNVGINKIGEIPSLIAKWLNKDEPKKYTGHCFRRSSATLLANAGGDLISIKRHGGWRSSTVAESYIEDSLNNKIEIANKIQPSSSTEENKITQPSTSASFNGENNFHLQASSLRPLGINGGTFSSCTFNFHMSK
- the LOC135267214 gene encoding uncharacterized protein LOC135267214 isoform X2 produces the protein MDFSSENEIDAIASAAVSNLLPAKSRPQYEKTYLQFRQWCSMKKIDQVTENVLLAYLEEKSTTLKPPTLWALYAMLKATLNVKENIDTRYRSKKSQILDKEDISKFINEADDKIYLLMKTVLILGISGALRREELVKMKLTDIEDKQSVLIVKVPDTKTHCERIFTVSNLENIEIVRKYRALRPPRATSDRLFLKYTNGKCVNQNVGINKIGEIPSLIAKWLNKDEPKKYTGHCFRRSSATLLANAGGDLISIKRHGGWRSSTVAESYIEDSLNNKIEIANKIQPSSSTEENKITQPSTSASFNGENNFHLQASSLRPLGINGGTFSSCTFNFHMSK